A window of the Sandaracinaceae bacterium genome harbors these coding sequences:
- a CDS encoding 1-acyl-sn-glycerol-3-phosphate acyltransferase, protein MALRRRFSERPLRLPRLRPYVPTPDAPAVYWFNGERDDIIHEVVSRVAGKHDRDPRSVELMLNDAALHEVRRLTSQRDEETRESLGFWKGISRGIARMSDADKQRILSTIAERMARDVAGNFDPRVFEMATAAGPKLLSAIMQPSRVPRDLTSGSSAVDELLTVEGDVSHLRRLQAHGTLVYVPTHSSNLDSIVLAQALERKGLAPVVYGAGKNLFTNPIIAFGMHNLGAYRVDRRVRAHLYKDVLKAYASVMVERGYHSLFFPGGTRSRSGLIEQRLKLGLLGSAVEAFSRNQVQGIDRRVYIVPTTINYALVLEAEALVEDWLKEEGQARFIITDDEFSRIERWYDFFRRLRDQRAACVIRFGAPLDPFGNPVDEEGRSLSPNGRVIDPGSYVLRQGEPTLDVARDQAYTRELGDVLSARFLSDTVLMTTNVVAHALFRHFVRETPSVDLFSRLRLRGDITIERALLQREVEQVRAGLVQLEQRGVVRVSQMVRTSDAEALITRALRVWLGYHKRIAAREVGQYVSAEDPTLLIYYQNRVVPFATQLAADTDSATQRAALEISRLGASR, encoded by the coding sequence ATGGCCCTGCGACGCCGCTTCTCCGAGCGCCCCCTGCGCCTCCCGCGGCTTCGGCCGTACGTGCCCACGCCCGACGCCCCCGCAGTGTACTGGTTCAACGGGGAGCGCGACGACATCATCCACGAGGTGGTCTCGCGCGTGGCGGGCAAGCACGACAGAGACCCACGCAGCGTGGAGCTCATGCTCAACGACGCGGCGCTGCACGAGGTGCGCCGGCTCACCTCGCAGCGCGACGAGGAGACGCGCGAGTCGCTCGGATTCTGGAAGGGCATCAGCCGCGGCATCGCCCGCATGAGCGACGCCGACAAGCAGCGCATCCTGTCCACCATCGCCGAGCGCATGGCGCGCGACGTGGCGGGCAACTTCGACCCGCGCGTGTTCGAGATGGCGACGGCGGCGGGCCCCAAGCTGCTGAGCGCCATCATGCAGCCTTCGCGTGTTCCGCGAGACCTCACCTCCGGCAGCAGCGCGGTGGACGAGCTGCTCACGGTGGAGGGGGACGTGTCGCACCTGCGGCGCCTCCAGGCGCACGGCACGCTCGTGTACGTGCCCACGCACTCGTCCAACCTCGACTCCATCGTGCTGGCCCAAGCGCTGGAGCGCAAAGGGCTGGCGCCCGTGGTGTACGGCGCGGGCAAGAACCTCTTCACGAACCCCATCATCGCGTTCGGCATGCACAACCTGGGCGCGTACCGCGTCGACCGGCGCGTCCGTGCGCACCTCTACAAGGACGTGCTCAAGGCCTACGCGTCGGTGATGGTGGAGCGCGGCTACCACTCGCTCTTCTTCCCGGGCGGGACACGCTCGCGCTCGGGGCTGATCGAGCAGCGCCTCAAGCTGGGGCTGCTCGGCTCCGCCGTGGAGGCCTTCTCGCGCAACCAGGTGCAGGGCATCGACCGGCGCGTCTACATCGTGCCCACCACCATCAACTACGCGCTGGTGCTCGAGGCCGAGGCGCTGGTGGAGGACTGGCTCAAGGAAGAGGGGCAGGCGCGCTTCATCATCACGGACGACGAGTTCTCGCGCATCGAGCGCTGGTACGACTTCTTCCGGCGGCTGCGCGACCAGCGCGCCGCGTGCGTGATCCGCTTCGGCGCACCGCTCGACCCCTTCGGCAACCCGGTCGACGAAGAAGGGCGCTCCCTGAGCCCGAACGGCCGCGTGATCGACCCCGGCAGCTACGTCCTGCGGCAGGGGGAGCCCACGCTGGACGTGGCGCGTGACCAGGCCTACACGCGCGAGCTCGGCGACGTGCTCTCGGCGCGCTTCCTGTCGGACACCGTCCTGATGACCACCAACGTCGTGGCCCACGCGCTGTTCCGGCACTTCGTGCGCGAGACGCCGTCGGTGGACCTCTTCTCCCGCCTGCGCCTGCGCGGCGACATCACCATCGAGCGCGCGCTTTTACAGCGCGAGGTCGAGCAGGTGCGCGCCGGCTTGGTGCAGCTCGAGCAGCGGGGCGTGGTGCGCGTCAGCCAGATGGTGCGCACATCCGACGCCGAGGCGCTCATCACGCGCGCCCTGCGCGTCTGGCTCGGCTACCACAAGCGCATCGCGGCCCGCGAGGTGGGTCAGTACGTGAGCGCAGAGGATCCCACGTTGCTCATCTACTACCAGAACCGCGTGGTCCCGTTCGCGACGCAGCTCGCGGCGGACACGGACAGCGCCACCCAACGCGCCGCCCTCGAGATCTCGCGCCTCGGAGCGTCCCGATGA